A single Bufo bufo chromosome 6, aBufBuf1.1, whole genome shotgun sequence DNA region contains:
- the LOC121005951 gene encoding histone H3.3A, protein MARTKQTARKSTGGKAPRKQLATKAARKSAPSTGGVKKPHRYRPGTVALREIRRYQKSTELLIRKLPFQRLVREIAQDFKTDLRFQSAAIGALQEASEAYLVGLFEDTNLCAIHAKRVTIMPKDIQLARRIRGERA, encoded by the exons ATGGCACGTACAAAGCAGACCGCCCGTAAGTCCACTGGTGGAAAGGCTCCCCGTAAACAACTGGCCACCAAAGCTGCCAGGAAAAGTGCGCCCTCTACTGGAGGTGTGAAGAAGCCCCATCGTTACAG GCCTGGCACTGTTGCTCTGCGTGAGATCCGTCGTTACCAGAAGTCAACTGAGCTGTTGATTCGTAAGCTCCCCTTCCAGAGGCTGGTGAGAGAGATTGCACAGGACTTCAAGACTGACCTCCGCTTCCAGAGTGCTGCTATCGGAGCCCTGCAG GAGGCCAGTGAAGCATATCTTGTTGGCCTGTTTGAAGACACCAACCTGTGTGCCATTCATGCGAAGAGAGTGACCATCATGCCCAAGGACATCCAGCTTGCTCGCCGGATACGAGGAGAGCGGGCATAG
- the LOC121005950 gene encoding uncharacterized protein LOC121005950 isoform X1 — protein sequence MAGKEPLLGTLKACVLGLQTVHPDTITDDSPHVTPLCDTIEMILRKGLKSGVLGLKKRDYWHWIEELPQLDTCGRVPHISVMIEKTLVCPKVLTPQGRGRYFLRMALCKKTLAATIQHLQHTQKLLEWYDPIFSVLGNEEHMEPFLSLLLVISQSTFDLDLQNSSFLDESWLLPVCATYQTVPCRELGMVLRYLEGRVFVVEVLPDSQTEVDEVVLAGDVIDEINGVSLRNAYNGQAGTVLSKLKGEPLMFRMIRWRWKDGEVFRPLMPYIRGVKERVPDFQLQQCPRRLEKSQECPQQDGRLLYSAKYLGQADVGMFGGKEILDVGITKVQKQNCLPRDVLLDIKETEVAVKDKESSEVLFHYLYPEISSVGRRLDNRKVFALCAVEKDGDCDMNSFNCFVFEVSNHKECEELIKRIATGFKHTEWFV from the exons ATGGCAGGAAAGGAGCCTCTGCTGGGCACGCTGAAAG CTTGTGTCCTGGGATTGCAGACGGTCCATCCAGATACCATCACAGATGACTCTCCGCATGTGACCCCGCTATGTGATACCATAGAGATGATCCTGCGTAAAGGGCTGAAGA GTGGAGTGCTGGGGTTGAAGAAAAGAGATTACTGGCATTGGATTGAGGAGCTTCCACAACTTGATACCTGTGGCAG GGTCCCTCATATTTCTGTCATGATAGAAAAGACTCTGGTCTGTCCCAAGGTGTTAACCCCACAGGGGCGAGGACGATACTTTCTACGCATGGCCCTCTGTAAAAAAACGTTAGCAGCCACAATCCAACATTTGCAGCACACACAGAAATTACTTGAG TGGTACGATCCTATATTCTCTGTACTGGGGAATGAAGAACATATGG AGCCCTTCCTGTCTTTGCTGTTGGTGATCTCACAGAGTACTTTTGATCTAGACCTGCAG AATTCCAGTTTCCTGGATGAGAGCTGGCTCCTGCCT GTGTGTGCCACGTATCAGACTGTGCCATGTCGAGAGCTGGGGATGGTACTGAG atatctggagggccgcgtcTTTGTGGTAGAGGTGCTGCCGGATAGCCAAACTGAAGTAGATGAGGTGGTTCTGGCAggagatgtcattgatgaaataaATGGCGTATCACTAAGAAATGCATATAATGGACAG GCAGGCACTGTACTAAGTAAGTTGAAGGGGGAGCCACTCATGTTCCGAATGATCCGCTGGCGGTGGAAAGATGGGGAGGTGTTCCGTCCCCTCATGCCGTACATCAGAGGGGTCAAAGAAAGGGTTCCTGACTTCCAACTACAGCAGTGCCCCCGAAGACTAGAGAAGAGCCAGGAGTGTCCACAGCAGGATGGAAG GCTCCTGTATTCTGCAAAGTATCTGGGACAAGCTGATGTTGGAATG TTTGGAGGCAAGGAAATTCTAGATGTTGGCATCACCAAGGTGCAGAAGCAGAACTGTCTTCCCAGG GATGTATTGCTTGACATCAAGGAGACAGAAGTGGCCGTAAAGGACAAGGAATCTTCAGAG GTCCTGTTTCACTACTTGTACCCAGAGATTTCCAGCGTGGGGCGAAGGCTGGATAACAGGAAGGTCTTTGCATTATGTGCTGT TGAGAAAGACGGGGACTGCGACATGAATTCTTTTAACTGCTTCGTGTTTGAAGTCTCTAACCACAAGGAGTGTGAAGAGCTCATAAAGCGCATCG CAACAGGCTTCAAGCATACAGAATGGTTTGTGTGA
- the LOC121005950 gene encoding uncharacterized protein LOC121005950 isoform X2 produces MAGKEPLLGTLKACVLGLQTVHPDTITDDSPHVTPLCDTIEMILRKGLKSGVLGLKKRDYWHWIEELPQLDTCGRVPHISVMIEKTLVCPKVLTPQGRGRYFLRMALCKKTLAATIQHLQHTQKLLEWYDPIFSVLGNEEHMEPFLSLLLVISQSTFDLDLQNSSFLDESWLLPVCATYQTVPCRELGMVLRYLEGRVFVVEVLPDSQTEVDEVVLAGDVIDEINGVSLRNAYNGQAGTVLSKLKGEPLMFRMIRWRWKDGEVFRPLMPYIRGVKERVPDFQLQQCPRRLEKSQECPQQDGRLLYSAKYLGQADVGMDVLLDIKETEVAVKDKESSEVLFHYLYPEISSVGRRLDNRKVFALCAVEKDGDCDMNSFNCFVFEVSNHKECEELIKRIATGFKHTEWFV; encoded by the exons ATGGCAGGAAAGGAGCCTCTGCTGGGCACGCTGAAAG CTTGTGTCCTGGGATTGCAGACGGTCCATCCAGATACCATCACAGATGACTCTCCGCATGTGACCCCGCTATGTGATACCATAGAGATGATCCTGCGTAAAGGGCTGAAGA GTGGAGTGCTGGGGTTGAAGAAAAGAGATTACTGGCATTGGATTGAGGAGCTTCCACAACTTGATACCTGTGGCAG GGTCCCTCATATTTCTGTCATGATAGAAAAGACTCTGGTCTGTCCCAAGGTGTTAACCCCACAGGGGCGAGGACGATACTTTCTACGCATGGCCCTCTGTAAAAAAACGTTAGCAGCCACAATCCAACATTTGCAGCACACACAGAAATTACTTGAG TGGTACGATCCTATATTCTCTGTACTGGGGAATGAAGAACATATGG AGCCCTTCCTGTCTTTGCTGTTGGTGATCTCACAGAGTACTTTTGATCTAGACCTGCAG AATTCCAGTTTCCTGGATGAGAGCTGGCTCCTGCCT GTGTGTGCCACGTATCAGACTGTGCCATGTCGAGAGCTGGGGATGGTACTGAG atatctggagggccgcgtcTTTGTGGTAGAGGTGCTGCCGGATAGCCAAACTGAAGTAGATGAGGTGGTTCTGGCAggagatgtcattgatgaaataaATGGCGTATCACTAAGAAATGCATATAATGGACAG GCAGGCACTGTACTAAGTAAGTTGAAGGGGGAGCCACTCATGTTCCGAATGATCCGCTGGCGGTGGAAAGATGGGGAGGTGTTCCGTCCCCTCATGCCGTACATCAGAGGGGTCAAAGAAAGGGTTCCTGACTTCCAACTACAGCAGTGCCCCCGAAGACTAGAGAAGAGCCAGGAGTGTCCACAGCAGGATGGAAG GCTCCTGTATTCTGCAAAGTATCTGGGACAAGCTGATGTTGGAATG GATGTATTGCTTGACATCAAGGAGACAGAAGTGGCCGTAAAGGACAAGGAATCTTCAGAG GTCCTGTTTCACTACTTGTACCCAGAGATTTCCAGCGTGGGGCGAAGGCTGGATAACAGGAAGGTCTTTGCATTATGTGCTGT TGAGAAAGACGGGGACTGCGACATGAATTCTTTTAACTGCTTCGTGTTTGAAGTCTCTAACCACAAGGAGTGTGAAGAGCTCATAAAGCGCATCG CAACAGGCTTCAAGCATACAGAATGGTTTGTGTGA